A window from Flavobacterium gyeonganense encodes these proteins:
- a CDS encoding AAA family ATPase — MKKIPTLTILVGCPASGKSTFAEWKVRTEAKTMRISRDEIRFSQFQEVMEPAAESMISKIINVQIKTLLSSGWNVILDTCNVKAEYLKQPVTEFSEMANIEFKVFDLPFEELLDRNNKRDRKVPKKVIEKMYYELKKTKEKFDFKPIKKVDKNLEYCEQNPELPKAIICDLDGTLALMNGRNPFDASKCDEDEINNPVANVLRNYKKLGYEILLVSGREDRYKEPTLRFLQKHEIEYAELIMRKTKDSRKDSIIKTEIYNEFIKDKYFVEFVLDDRNQVVDTWRNDLKLPCFQVYYGDF, encoded by the coding sequence ATGAAAAAGATACCAACATTAACGATATTAGTCGGCTGCCCGGCATCAGGAAAAAGTACGTTTGCCGAATGGAAAGTGAGAACCGAAGCCAAAACCATGCGAATTAGTCGTGACGAAATCAGGTTTTCGCAGTTTCAGGAAGTAATGGAACCAGCTGCAGAAAGTATGATTTCCAAAATCATCAATGTTCAGATTAAAACCCTGCTTTCAAGCGGATGGAATGTAATTTTGGATACTTGCAACGTTAAAGCCGAATACCTGAAACAACCGGTAACCGAATTCTCAGAAATGGCAAATATCGAATTCAAAGTCTTTGATTTACCGTTTGAAGAACTTTTGGACCGAAACAACAAAAGAGACCGAAAAGTTCCGAAAAAGGTAATCGAAAAAATGTATTACGAACTGAAGAAAACCAAAGAAAAGTTCGATTTCAAACCAATCAAAAAAGTTGATAAAAATCTGGAATACTGTGAGCAGAATCCGGAACTGCCAAAAGCAATTATTTGCGATCTTGACGGAACGCTGGCATTAATGAACGGAAGAAACCCGTTTGACGCCAGTAAATGCGACGAAGATGAAATCAATAATCCGGTGGCCAATGTGTTGAGAAACTACAAGAAACTGGGATACGAAATATTGTTGGTTTCCGGAAGAGAAGACCGATACAAAGAACCAACGTTGCGATTTCTTCAAAAACACGAAATCGAATACGCTGAACTAATCATGCGTAAAACCAAAGACAGCCGAAAAGATTCGATCATCAAAACCGAAATCTATAACGAATTTATAAAAGATAAATACTTCGTAGAATTTGTTTTAGACGATAGAAACCAGGTAGTAGATACTTGGCGAAATGATTTGAAATTGCCGTGTTTTCAGGTGTATTACGGAGATTTTTAG
- a CDS encoding TatD family hydrolase: MKTYIDIGINLTNKQFQNDIDDVVQDAVDADVSQMILTGTSVRNSEESAKIARQYPGVLYATAGIHPHDAKSFDTQSISKLKNVLQQKHVVSVGECGLDFDRDFSPRNKQEECYKAQLELAIEVQKPLFLHERAAFTRFMDITKDYLPKLPKGVVHCFTGSLQEAKTYLDNGFYLGFTGAISDAKRFSHLKEVIQYVPLDRMMIETDAPFMLPKNVPNSLLKKYHERRCEPAFLPYVAGTVAQFKGIPLDKEAEETTRNSKRFFGI, from the coding sequence ATGAAAACATACATAGACATAGGGATCAACCTAACCAACAAACAATTCCAAAACGACATAGACGATGTCGTACAAGACGCAGTCGATGCCGACGTATCGCAAATGATACTCACGGGCACAAGCGTACGAAATAGTGAAGAATCCGCAAAGATTGCCAGGCAGTATCCGGGCGTGTTGTATGCGACTGCTGGAATTCACCCGCATGATGCGAAAAGTTTTGATACGCAGAGCATTTCGAAACTAAAGAATGTATTACAGCAGAAACACGTAGTTTCAGTAGGCGAATGCGGACTCGATTTTGATCGGGATTTTTCGCCCCGAAACAAACAGGAAGAATGTTACAAAGCCCAGCTAGAATTAGCGATTGAAGTTCAGAAACCGTTGTTTTTGCACGAAAGAGCTGCTTTTACAAGATTTATGGACATCACAAAAGACTATTTGCCGAAACTGCCAAAAGGTGTTGTGCATTGTTTTACAGGAAGTCTGCAAGAAGCCAAAACCTATCTCGACAACGGATTTTATCTGGGTTTTACAGGAGCGATTTCAGATGCAAAGCGTTTCAGCCATTTAAAAGAAGTCATTCAGTACGTACCGCTCGACCGAATGATGATTGAAACCGATGCACCGTTTATGCTTCCTAAAAATGTCCCGAACAGCCTCTTGAAGAAATACCACGAACGCCGTTGCGAACCTGCTTTTCTGCCGTATGTTGCCGGAACAGTGGCACAATTTAAAGGAATTCCTTTGGATAAAGAGGCGGAGGAAACGACGAGGAATTCTAAAAGATTTTTTGGGATTTAA